In Desulfosediminicola ganghwensis, a single window of DNA contains:
- a CDS encoding D-alanyl-D-alanine carboxypeptidase/D-alanyl-D-alanine-endopeptidase — MLSKHSLFPVAILALFFQLLLSSSCLSASHLLLQDRIQNGGYIIKKDGQIIESLHEEELFIPASTIKLLTGYTVLKTLGEDYRFRTRFYVDKNNVLYVKGGGDPVLTSEVLLDAVRTMKQHGLTKISEYVLDDSAFQLESVTTPGSENSSRSYDVANGALAVNFNSIAIRKHANGQVTSGEPQTPMTHMAREIGRQLPSGLHRVNPAAFDLQGNLPSHLRYSGELLHELFKKEGVESTLQLRTGTVPSTARLIHTQYSSQTVREVVQSCLRFSNNFIANQLILVASAKSYGYPASWEKTRNLLENTASGELQIPREQIRIMEGSGLSRQTLATPSALLKVLEAFEPYRDLLPIKFDAQVKSGTMDSIYCYAGYIESQHGPVLFALLLNQTRNTRDQLLRSLVRKIDLKLIQTQQHKTIYVK, encoded by the coding sequence ATGCTGTCAAAACATTCGTTGTTCCCTGTTGCCATCCTGGCCCTGTTTTTTCAACTGCTGCTCTCTTCCAGCTGCCTGAGCGCTTCTCACCTCCTTCTTCAGGACCGCATCCAAAACGGCGGTTATATCATTAAGAAAGATGGGCAGATAATCGAAAGCCTGCATGAGGAGGAACTCTTTATTCCGGCGTCGACTATTAAATTGCTCACCGGTTACACCGTCCTGAAAACTCTCGGTGAAGATTATCGCTTTCGAACCAGGTTCTATGTAGACAAAAACAATGTGCTGTACGTCAAGGGTGGTGGGGATCCGGTATTGACCTCTGAGGTGCTGCTTGATGCGGTCAGAACCATGAAACAGCATGGGCTTACCAAGATCTCCGAATATGTTCTCGATGACAGTGCGTTCCAGCTGGAATCGGTTACCACACCCGGCTCTGAAAATTCCAGCAGATCATATGATGTCGCAAACGGAGCACTGGCAGTCAACTTTAACTCCATAGCCATTCGCAAGCATGCAAACGGTCAGGTAACTTCCGGTGAACCGCAAACACCAATGACCCATATGGCACGGGAAATTGGCCGTCAACTTCCATCCGGTCTGCACCGGGTCAACCCGGCAGCGTTTGATCTTCAAGGCAATCTCCCCAGCCATCTTCGTTACAGCGGCGAACTGCTCCATGAACTCTTCAAAAAAGAAGGAGTCGAATCAACCCTGCAACTCAGGACCGGTACAGTTCCGTCGACTGCCAGGTTAATCCACACCCAGTATTCATCGCAGACGGTCCGAGAAGTTGTTCAATCCTGCTTACGTTTTTCCAATAACTTCATAGCAAACCAACTCATCCTTGTGGCCTCAGCCAAAAGCTACGGTTACCCGGCCAGCTGGGAAAAAACTCGAAATCTCCTCGAAAATACGGCCTCCGGTGAATTACAGATTCCCCGGGAACAAATCCGCATCATGGAAGGATCGGGATTATCGCGGCAAACGCTTGCAACCCCTTCGGCCTTACTCAAAGTCCTTGAGGCATTTGAACCCTATCGCGATCTCTTGCCCATCAAATTTGATGCTCAGGTAAAGTCCGGCACCATGGACTCCATCTACTGCTACGCAGGCTATATCGAAAGCCAGCACGGCCCGGTCCTGTTTGCCCTTTTACTGAACCAGACCAGGAATACCAGAGACCAGTTGTTGAGATCGCTGGTTCGGAAAATTGATTTAAAGCTGATCCAAACCCAGCAGCACAAGACAATTTACGTGAAATAG
- a CDS encoding TIGR03960 family B12-binding radical SAM protein: MTESNYFAQVLKPGRYLGSEYNAVQKEWQQAEVRCAVVFPDLYEIGMSHQGLQILYHIFNAQDKFLAERCYSPDKDVEKLLRNRNLPLTSLESGTPLGNFDLLAITLPYELCYTNILTVLDLAGIPIYAKDRQETYPIVLGGGACAMNPEPVADYFDAVLLGDGEEAITEIGLLIQSAKADGLSKIDVLAQLAKIEGVYVPSFFSPEYDENGKVRQIVAHTGQNEVNRRVLSDLGAVDHLLHPIVPNAKIVHDRLGVEIARGCTRGCRFCQAGVTYRPVRERTPEQIMALAEKGIANSGFEEMALLSLSTGDYSCLGEVLPKLMDRFADEYVSVAMPSMRVGTLTPEIMDQIKRVRKTGFTLAPEAGSERLRRVINKGITEEDLLEASRMAFGLGWKVMKFYFMIGLPTESQEDIDAIIELVKKSGYEISKVAKGRKQINVSIGTFVPKPHTPFQWNRQLTIEESRDRITYLRQNLPRKGCKMKWHSPEQSFLEGIFSRGDRRLSALIHAAWQAGARLDGWSDHFNLERWRKAADEIGLDLDFYLREREFDEVLPWSHLQTGIDLQFLKDEWNNAREEIYTPDCRYHGCQQCGLCDFDLVQPIVHSEVEPGSQKTDGTFIPGEHQDKRNNAAHDEQHFKYIVHYSRIGNICFLGHLELLQLIFRGLRRAEIETNFSKGYNPSPKISFGPALPVGTQSNAEYFLMDLPKPLASPQDAAALLSSKLPPGLEVNSITLHSGKLPQVVEVNYSIEFPKPLSESQVALLESFLASDELVISRERKGKKRQFNIRPLITSLVTETDNLLTMQVISKAGSPGIKPADALQHILGLDQETTLELAITKNSWQGLDEE, from the coding sequence ATGACAGAAAGCAACTATTTTGCCCAGGTACTCAAACCAGGACGTTACCTGGGAAGTGAATATAACGCCGTTCAGAAAGAGTGGCAGCAGGCTGAGGTCCGCTGTGCGGTCGTCTTCCCTGACCTTTATGAGATAGGTATGTCTCATCAAGGGCTCCAGATTCTTTACCATATCTTCAATGCTCAGGACAAATTCCTGGCAGAGCGCTGCTACAGCCCGGATAAGGATGTCGAGAAACTCCTGAGAAATCGTAACTTGCCTCTTACCTCGCTTGAGTCCGGCACCCCACTCGGGAATTTTGACCTGCTGGCTATAACTCTGCCATATGAGCTTTGCTACACAAATATTCTGACAGTTCTGGATCTTGCCGGTATTCCTATTTACGCCAAGGATCGTCAGGAAACCTATCCCATTGTACTGGGCGGTGGTGCCTGTGCCATGAACCCGGAACCTGTAGCCGATTACTTCGATGCAGTACTACTCGGAGATGGTGAAGAAGCTATCACCGAAATTGGCCTGCTTATCCAGAGTGCCAAGGCAGACGGTCTGTCCAAAATAGATGTGCTTGCACAACTCGCCAAAATCGAGGGCGTCTATGTACCCTCGTTTTTCAGCCCTGAATACGATGAAAACGGCAAGGTCCGTCAAATAGTCGCCCATACAGGGCAGAATGAAGTCAACCGACGTGTGCTCTCTGATCTTGGCGCTGTCGATCATCTTCTGCATCCCATCGTGCCCAATGCCAAAATTGTTCATGACAGGCTCGGTGTTGAAATTGCCCGCGGTTGCACCCGTGGTTGCCGCTTTTGTCAGGCTGGCGTCACTTATCGGCCGGTGCGGGAACGAACACCAGAGCAAATCATGGCTTTGGCGGAAAAAGGCATCGCCAACTCAGGTTTTGAAGAGATGGCCCTGCTCTCGCTCTCTACCGGTGACTACTCCTGCCTGGGTGAGGTCCTGCCGAAACTGATGGACAGGTTCGCTGATGAGTATGTCTCGGTGGCCATGCCTTCCATGCGAGTCGGCACCCTGACTCCCGAAATCATGGACCAGATCAAGAGAGTCCGTAAAACCGGCTTCACCCTTGCTCCGGAAGCCGGCAGTGAACGTCTTCGCAGGGTCATCAACAAGGGCATCACCGAAGAAGATTTGCTCGAAGCCTCCCGTATGGCTTTTGGTTTGGGGTGGAAAGTTATGAAGTTTTACTTCATGATCGGTCTGCCCACTGAAAGTCAGGAAGATATCGACGCTATTATTGAGCTGGTTAAAAAATCCGGATACGAAATCAGCAAAGTGGCTAAAGGTCGAAAGCAGATCAACGTCAGCATCGGTACCTTTGTGCCTAAACCACACACTCCTTTTCAGTGGAACAGACAGCTCACCATCGAGGAGAGCCGTGACCGCATAACTTACCTGAGACAGAATCTGCCCCGTAAAGGCTGCAAAATGAAATGGCACAGCCCTGAACAGAGCTTTCTCGAGGGGATTTTCTCCCGCGGTGATAGACGCCTTTCGGCCCTCATCCACGCTGCCTGGCAGGCAGGGGCACGGCTTGATGGCTGGTCGGACCACTTCAATCTCGAACGCTGGCGTAAAGCCGCAGACGAGATCGGACTCGATCTTGATTTCTACCTCCGTGAGCGTGAGTTCGATGAAGTTCTGCCCTGGAGCCATCTGCAGACCGGTATTGATCTGCAGTTCTTAAAGGATGAGTGGAACAACGCCCGGGAGGAAATATACACTCCGGACTGCCGTTACCACGGTTGTCAGCAGTGTGGCCTGTGCGATTTCGACCTGGTCCAGCCTATCGTTCACAGCGAGGTTGAGCCTGGCAGCCAAAAGACAGATGGAACTTTTATACCCGGCGAGCATCAGGACAAGCGCAACAACGCTGCCCACGATGAACAGCATTTCAAGTACATCGTGCACTACAGCCGCATCGGCAATATCTGCTTTCTCGGTCACCTGGAACTTTTGCAGCTTATCTTCAGAGGACTGAGACGTGCCGAGATCGAAACCAACTTCTCCAAAGGCTACAACCCATCACCCAAAATTTCATTCGGCCCAGCCCTGCCTGTTGGTACGCAGAGTAACGCGGAGTATTTCCTGATGGATCTGCCCAAGCCACTCGCTTCACCCCAGGATGCCGCTGCTCTTCTCAGCAGTAAGCTCCCCCCGGGGCTTGAGGTAAATTCCATAACTCTGCACTCCGGCAAGCTGCCTCAGGTAGTCGAGGTAAATTATTCGATTGAGTTCCCGAAACCGCTGTCCGAATCACAAGTCGCTTTGCTGGAATCTTTTCTGGCATCAGATGAACTGGTTATCTCCCGTGAGCGCAAAGGCAAGAAGCGACAGTTCAATATCAGGCCACTGATCACCAGCCTGGTGACAGAAACTGATAATCTGCTCACCATGCAGGTGATCAGTAAGGCTGGTTCACCCGGAATTAAACCGGCTGACGCCTTGCAACATATCCTCGGCCTTGACCAGGAGACCACTCTCGAACTTGCCATTACCAAGAACAGTTGGCAGGGACTCGACGAAGAGTAA
- a CDS encoding c-type cytochrome: protein MDRYSYLPTLSGVFLLVALMMLTGCSGPGGNAENGARWYRMYNCHACHGENGDDGKAAQIAGLRMGFGSFLRILRKPNTASMPPFSEEKVSKKDAADIYTWLKNLDRG from the coding sequence ATGGATCGATATAGCTATTTACCGACTTTGAGTGGAGTATTTCTGCTTGTTGCCCTTATGATGCTAACAGGCTGCAGCGGTCCTGGCGGAAATGCCGAAAATGGGGCGAGATGGTATAGGATGTACAATTGCCACGCGTGTCACGGTGAAAACGGCGATGACGGTAAGGCTGCTCAGATAGCCGGGCTTAGAATGGGTTTTGGATCATTTCTCAGAATACTTCGAAAACCCAATACAGCCAGCATGCCGCCATTTTCAGAAGAGAAAGTTTCCAAGAAGGATGCTGCAGATATTTATACCTGGCTGAAAAATTTGGACCGGGGCTGA
- a CDS encoding LysE family translocator — protein sequence MGLESAITFVIAIFIFAITPGPGTFAIIARALVSGSSSCVTLCFGMAISDVVYLFLACLGLATIAENYGTVFTIIRFAGAIYLFYLGWKMWTTEVKMEFAKERENPKGHWGGFIQGFLISASNPKVILFYIAFLPSFMDLTVLSMADIIVAAGLTIVALMLGLMLVAVFAGSARKMFRSERSMKRLNRTAGSVMAGAGIYLATNG from the coding sequence ATGGGGCTGGAGAGTGCAATCACCTTTGTCATTGCTATATTTATTTTCGCAATCACCCCGGGACCTGGGACATTCGCTATTATTGCCCGGGCTCTGGTGTCGGGTTCCTCCTCGTGCGTCACTCTTTGTTTCGGGATGGCCATCAGCGATGTGGTCTATCTGTTTCTGGCCTGTCTGGGCTTGGCGACAATTGCTGAAAATTACGGAACTGTCTTTACCATAATCCGTTTTGCCGGTGCCATTTATCTGTTCTACCTGGGCTGGAAAATGTGGACCACTGAAGTGAAGATGGAGTTCGCGAAGGAGCGTGAAAATCCCAAGGGGCATTGGGGAGGATTTATCCAGGGTTTTCTGATCTCTGCCTCAAACCCCAAGGTTATTCTGTTTTATATTGCATTTTTACCATCGTTCATGGATCTCACAGTTCTTTCGATGGCAGATATAATCGTTGCAGCCGGACTCACCATCGTTGCATTGATGCTGGGTTTGATGCTGGTTGCAGTATTTGCTGGTTCTGCCCGAAAAATGTTTCGTTCTGAACGTTCAATGAAGAGACTCAACCGAACGGCGGGAAGTGTGATGGCTGGTGCCGGGATATATCTGGCCACCAACGGTTGA
- a CDS encoding glycosyltransferase family 4 protein produces the protein MRILHLISQRPDSTGSGIYVQEMLRAAVDEGHDNHLLAGIQSEQMPEIDLLPSSQCTYVEFNSSALPFNIVGMSDVMPYASRRFRDLNSDEIRHYEQAFGNALCQVIDRFAPDIIHSHHLWLVTSLAARMFPHIPLVTTCHGTDLRQLRNCPHLRPRVMSGCRNIDHILALSPAQREEIQREYRFDTKKISVAGGGFNKNLFFQENKPALSAVRLLYAGKLSKAKGVPWLLKALSSLEQDNIHLDLIGSGSGTDFEECVKLAEQLGDKVTLHGQLSQSQLAALMRKAHIMVLPSFFEGLPLIMLEAIVSGCRVIATDLPGTNYIASILESDHITLVPLPTDAGHDCVSPEKESDFVADLARALTESITQTRKEPEVQLHPLASKIDHFSWKAVYERTHQAYSLLL, from the coding sequence ATGCGCATTCTCCACCTGATCAGCCAACGACCCGATTCCACAGGCAGCGGAATTTATGTGCAGGAGATGTTGCGTGCTGCGGTTGATGAGGGCCACGACAATCACCTGCTGGCCGGAATACAAAGTGAGCAGATGCCGGAGATTGACCTTCTCCCCTCCAGCCAGTGCACCTATGTCGAGTTTAACTCCAGTGCCCTCCCGTTCAATATCGTCGGGATGAGCGACGTAATGCCTTACGCCAGTAGACGTTTCCGAGATTTGAACAGTGATGAGATCAGACACTATGAGCAGGCTTTTGGTAACGCACTTTGCCAGGTAATTGATCGTTTCGCCCCGGATATAATCCACAGCCACCATCTCTGGCTTGTCACCTCGCTGGCGGCCAGAATGTTTCCACACATCCCACTTGTCACCACCTGCCACGGAACAGACCTCAGGCAGCTGCGCAACTGTCCGCATCTGCGCCCAAGAGTGATGAGTGGCTGCAGAAACATTGATCATATCCTTGCCTTGAGTCCGGCCCAAAGAGAAGAAATCCAGCGGGAGTATCGGTTCGATACAAAAAAAATCTCCGTTGCCGGAGGTGGATTTAATAAAAACCTGTTTTTTCAGGAAAATAAACCAGCCCTGTCTGCTGTTCGTCTTCTTTATGCCGGAAAGCTCAGTAAAGCCAAAGGCGTTCCCTGGCTCCTCAAAGCGCTTTCCTCCCTTGAGCAGGACAACATTCATCTCGATCTCATCGGCAGCGGCAGCGGTACTGATTTTGAGGAATGTGTCAAACTTGCCGAACAACTGGGCGACAAGGTTACACTGCACGGACAACTGTCCCAGTCCCAACTTGCAGCATTGATGAGAAAGGCACACATAATGGTGCTGCCATCTTTTTTTGAAGGACTCCCCCTGATCATGCTTGAAGCAATCGTCTCAGGTTGTCGTGTTATCGCCACAGATTTGCCGGGAACAAATTATATAGCTTCTATTCTCGAGTCAGATCATATAACTCTGGTACCACTTCCCACCGACGCAGGACATGACTGCGTTTCGCCCGAAAAAGAATCAGACTTTGTCGCTGATCTTGCCAGAGCTCTCACAGAATCGATAACCCAAACGAGAAAAGAACCGGAAGTACAGCTCCACCCCCTGGCCTCAAAAATTGATCACTTCAGCTGGAAAGCTGTTTATGAGAGGACCCACCAAGCTTACAGCCTGTTGTTATAA
- a CDS encoding LiaI-LiaF-like domain-containing protein has translation MRASIGPILLIIVGALLLLSNLDLIHLGDLRLILKKWWPALLIVIGVLQLRKK, from the coding sequence ATGAGAGCAAGTATTGGTCCGATTCTCCTGATTATTGTTGGCGCATTGTTGCTGCTTTCCAATCTGGATTTGATTCATTTAGGGGATTTACGATTAATTTTGAAAAAGTGGTGGCCTGCGTTGTTAATCGTTATCGGAGTGTTGCAATTACGTAAAAAGTGA
- a CDS encoding exonuclease SbcCD subunit D C-terminal domain-containing protein: protein MKILHTSDWHIGRTLYGRKRYHEFSAFFKWLTNQIADQQIEALIVAGDIFDTGTPSNRAQQLYYHFLHSLASTGCRHIVIVGGNHDSPSLLDAPKELLKTFQVHVVGSAPEKIEDEVLLLKDSSGDTELIVCAVPYLRDRDVRSAAAGEDHQAKNNNLIEGIAGHYQAVCEHAISIQADCSHAPPPIVATGHLFAAGGTKVEGDGVRDLYVGSLVHVDGTIFPEAIAYLALGHLHSSQRVGGNTRFRYSGAPLAMGFHEAEKDKVVLVIDLAASEPHITEIAVPRWQKLKSITGNAQSIPEQLDQLTTLGESVWVEILYDGDEVIASLQQIVAEGIADSAIEVLRIVNNRLKERVLERQSPQETLEEMSEEDVFCRCLQAQEIPEKQSELLLDLFRQTVQELNDEDSQAQ, encoded by the coding sequence ATGAAAATTCTCCACACCTCTGACTGGCACATCGGCCGCACCCTGTATGGCCGAAAACGATATCATGAGTTCTCGGCTTTCTTCAAATGGCTCACCAACCAGATCGCCGACCAGCAAATCGAGGCGCTTATTGTTGCAGGTGACATTTTCGACACTGGAACGCCAAGCAATCGAGCGCAACAACTTTACTATCATTTCCTCCACTCGCTTGCCTCTACTGGGTGTCGCCACATAGTTATAGTTGGTGGAAACCATGATTCCCCCTCCCTTCTCGACGCCCCGAAAGAGCTCTTAAAGACCTTTCAGGTTCATGTCGTAGGCAGCGCACCAGAAAAAATCGAAGACGAGGTGTTGCTCCTGAAAGACAGTAGTGGTGACACAGAGCTGATCGTCTGCGCTGTTCCCTATCTCCGCGACCGGGATGTCCGTAGCGCAGCAGCGGGTGAAGACCATCAGGCCAAGAATAATAATCTTATCGAAGGCATTGCCGGCCACTACCAGGCGGTCTGCGAACATGCCATTTCAATCCAGGCGGATTGTTCACACGCTCCTCCGCCAATCGTTGCCACCGGTCACCTTTTTGCCGCAGGCGGAACCAAGGTGGAAGGAGATGGGGTTCGGGATTTATACGTCGGCTCCCTGGTTCATGTTGACGGCACCATTTTCCCTGAGGCAATCGCTTATCTTGCACTGGGCCACCTGCACAGTTCCCAGAGAGTTGGCGGCAACACCAGATTCCGTTACAGTGGCGCACCGCTTGCCATGGGGTTTCACGAAGCAGAAAAAGATAAAGTAGTGCTTGTTATAGACTTGGCCGCATCCGAACCACATATCACCGAAATTGCAGTCCCTCGTTGGCAAAAGCTTAAAAGTATTACCGGTAATGCCCAGTCTATTCCGGAGCAACTCGACCAACTGACAACACTTGGAGAATCTGTCTGGGTAGAAATCCTCTACGATGGCGACGAAGTTATAGCCAGCCTGCAGCAGATCGTTGCCGAGGGTATTGCCGACAGCGCGATCGAAGTCTTGCGTATAGTCAACAACAGATTGAAAGAGCGGGTACTGGAACGACAGTCACCACAGGAAACATTGGAGGAGATGAGCGAGGAAGATGTCTTTTGCCGGTGTCTTCAGGCCCAGGAGATTCCAGAGAAGCAGTCTGAGCTACTGCTCGATCTCTTTCGCCAGACCGTGCAGGAGCTCAACGATGAAGACTCCCAAGCACAGTAA
- a CDS encoding DUF2231 domain-containing protein: MIAGLYQFLETMGFSHPLHPIVVHLPMGLVIGAVIFSLTGFVFKNQQLDKTAFHCVVLALIFMVPTLITGALDWAGYQLGSWKEPIIIIKIILALLLTGLLVTAVMAKLKGASSTRMLVIYLLCMACAGGLGFLGGELVYG; encoded by the coding sequence ATGATAGCAGGACTCTATCAATTTCTGGAAACAATGGGTTTTAGTCACCCACTCCACCCCATCGTAGTGCACCTGCCAATGGGGTTGGTTATCGGAGCAGTGATCTTTTCATTGACCGGTTTTGTATTTAAAAATCAACAGCTTGATAAAACTGCCTTTCATTGCGTAGTGCTGGCCCTGATTTTCATGGTGCCGACACTTATAACCGGTGCTCTGGACTGGGCAGGATATCAACTAGGCAGCTGGAAAGAACCAATTATTATCATTAAAATTATTCTGGCCTTGCTGCTTACCGGGCTATTGGTAACTGCGGTTATGGCAAAGCTCAAGGGAGCCAGCTCCACCCGGATGTTGGTCATCTATCTGCTCTGTATGGCCTGTGCCGGGGGGCTTGGCTTTTTGGGGGGAGAACTGGTCTACGGATAG